Proteins encoded by one window of Kribbella flavida DSM 17836:
- a CDS encoding PKD domain-containing protein, with product MTVSELFDRNVRGRSRALHALLVVLVALVPALGATVVLAPSASAAPGEISFVGGTSTSGARTSHVVRVPANAQAGDLLVLHLTVNATVGTLTDSLAGWTLLRSRDGNGVRGRLWTKTATAADVNANVAVSTSDTLKSVIGVAAYRSTGNAAVSASAVGGSDLSGSSHTTPSVPVALAGSWLVNIWSEKSSVDLTWTLPAGSTARSNAAAIGTGKVSAVLADSAGAVPTGTAAGRTATTSAATSRSMLFSLVLSPGEVAAPVNQPPVAAFVSSCNGLVCGFDASSSTDPDGDTLSYAWNFGDGQTGTGVNPNHTYAGDGPRTVTLTVGDGTLTDTETSQVSPVGTVSQGEISAVGAASTAGNRSSHTVRVPAGVRVQDRLLLFLVTNSTTGTVTDAVPGWTLIQTRDGNGVRGRAWTKTATASDAGSDVTVSGSELSKSVLSVAAYRSTGVAAVSASAVRGVDTSASSHATPAVPVAKGNSWLVNVWGEKSSVVQSWTLPGTATSRTTAASTGTGKVSAVVADSGAGIPIGTATARTATTSSAASRSVMFSVVLDPGPDAGATNEAPIPDFTTGCASMTCEFDANRSFDPDGDPLTYTWDFGDGRTGTGDNPSHTYGTTGSRTVTLTVSDGTHSAQKTGVAVAAAQPPGPGHGDRIVPDVPRTNFPLISTGEIWDIEVVGNRVYVAGGFTSLRNNASGNTTTVNQSQLAAFSLSTGLIDTTFRPVIGNGGVEAVEASPDGTKLYIAGNFGTVNGLTRKGIARIDPVTGAPVSGFVADANAKPQELAVTNSTVYVGGRFTAINGAPRGALAALDGTTGAVRTDFVNDVSGGIGANGDFTVQRLKLSPDLGRLLVVHTGRQINGQDRYGVALINARTQKLLPWRTRLWDDNLQFVGGIQRIYGGDISPDGTYFAVTSGSGGDRPPINDTVVAYPMEGGDHVQPLWISRLFDSVYSIAIAEKAVYVGGHFAWQESPTSPQPWPGLTDQGYGTGQGLSGYGLGDAVVRREHLGALNPADGTAIDGFNPGSNSFEGDKHLELTPRGLFVGGDGQTKGEYNVGRVAFFDFTSVAAPNGVETAITDPIEGRIKPVDEQFQVSGTASAASGVQRVQVEIMDRSSRRYLNDDLTTWGTTTPNTINATLASPNATSTTWSLPLTMTQNRVLTATARTVAGNSTQDPTKATKKFETFGLADETPNTSVTGPAQSVVNSFTYTITGSATDDLGVNSVGLTLRDLSNNRYLQNDGTVSATGNTFRITPDVVGATSTTWSHEVTVPYEGEWQAQARATDTSGQSDLDTADRTWIVTESGLPPTVSISSPVTMVPPTTVQPVVVTPGQPITFAGSANDEQALQNVEISLRNSTTRENLAADGTWGVDAIAGWYRVAPQNLNQAGYNWSYTTPFNLKPGTYSFSVRATDQLGLTTSSSNQGRLTLSAQIPGDAPPDGRLAVTGTVTGGQVLHLDLTGTATDDVGVAEIRVSLEDQDTNRYLQPNGSMAANFATLPVTLATPNGTSTTWTLPVDLPTQGDWAVTAFAYDTAGQQDTSTSGATARYRIYPGDNPPTLNEALLTPNEGNEFTDGKIFVTGRAEDDQAMQRVEIGIVNAAGQYLSSSGAFTSTTASWRTAFLTSPGTPGSNFSYTSPVIPPGAYTVRVRAIDQHDQVTPVPSERHVTVVHPPGNLPPVPSFTISCNQNVCTYDARGSTDESPTTLTYSWNFGNGTGSGPLPTRTYTSANTYTVVLTAKDEWGATATATQTVTITEPAGNAAPVPVINQPACSGLSCNISGVGSADPNTGDTFTYLWDFGDGTPTSTASAMSHVFPAAGTYTVSLTTTDGWGKAATVTRQITV from the coding sequence GTGACTGTGTCCGAGCTCTTCGATCGAAACGTCCGCGGCCGGAGCCGTGCGCTGCACGCCCTGCTCGTCGTGCTGGTGGCCCTGGTGCCGGCGCTGGGGGCGACGGTGGTTCTCGCCCCGTCGGCGTCCGCGGCACCGGGGGAGATTTCGTTCGTCGGTGGCACCAGTACCAGCGGTGCCCGGACCAGTCACGTCGTCCGGGTGCCCGCGAACGCCCAGGCGGGCGACCTGCTGGTGCTGCACCTCACCGTCAACGCGACCGTCGGCACGCTCACCGACTCGTTGGCCGGCTGGACGTTGCTGCGGTCGCGGGACGGCAACGGTGTCCGGGGCCGGTTGTGGACCAAGACGGCCACCGCGGCCGACGTCAACGCGAACGTTGCCGTGAGCACCAGTGACACGCTGAAGTCGGTGATCGGCGTCGCGGCGTACCGCAGTACGGGCAATGCGGCGGTGTCCGCCTCGGCGGTCGGCGGCAGCGACCTCTCCGGCAGCAGCCACACCACCCCGTCCGTACCGGTGGCCCTCGCGGGCTCCTGGCTGGTGAACATCTGGTCCGAGAAGTCCTCGGTCGACCTGACCTGGACGCTGCCGGCCGGTTCCACCGCGCGCTCGAACGCGGCCGCGATCGGCACCGGCAAGGTCAGCGCGGTGCTCGCCGACTCGGCCGGCGCCGTGCCGACCGGTACCGCGGCGGGCCGGACGGCGACCACCAGTGCGGCCACGTCCCGCTCGATGCTGTTCTCGCTCGTGCTGAGCCCGGGCGAGGTCGCGGCACCGGTGAACCAGCCGCCGGTGGCGGCTTTCGTCTCCAGCTGCAACGGGCTGGTCTGCGGGTTCGACGCCTCGTCGTCGACCGATCCGGACGGCGACACGCTCTCGTACGCCTGGAACTTCGGCGACGGCCAGACCGGCACCGGGGTCAACCCGAACCACACCTACGCCGGCGACGGCCCGCGGACCGTGACGCTGACCGTCGGCGACGGCACGCTGACCGACACCGAGACCAGCCAGGTCAGCCCGGTCGGCACGGTCAGCCAGGGCGAGATCTCCGCCGTCGGTGCGGCCAGCACCGCCGGCAACCGCTCCTCGCACACGGTCCGGGTCCCGGCCGGCGTGCGCGTCCAGGACCGGCTGCTGCTGTTCCTGGTGACGAACTCGACCACCGGCACCGTCACCGACGCCGTGCCGGGCTGGACGCTGATCCAGACCCGTGACGGCAACGGCGTTCGCGGCCGCGCCTGGACGAAGACCGCGACCGCCTCCGACGCCGGCAGCGACGTGACCGTCAGCGGCAGCGAGCTGTCGAAGTCGGTCCTCAGCGTCGCGGCCTACCGCAGTACCGGCGTCGCCGCGGTGTCGGCGTCGGCTGTCCGGGGCGTCGACACCTCCGCGTCGAGTCACGCGACGCCGGCCGTACCAGTTGCCAAGGGCAACTCCTGGCTGGTGAACGTCTGGGGCGAGAAGTCCTCGGTCGTGCAGAGCTGGACGCTGCCCGGCACGGCGACCTCCCGGACGACCGCCGCCAGTACCGGGACCGGCAAGGTGAGTGCCGTGGTCGCCGACTCGGGCGCCGGCATCCCGATCGGGACCGCGACGGCCAGGACGGCGACGACCAGCTCGGCCGCGTCCCGGTCGGTGATGTTCTCGGTGGTTCTGGACCCGGGCCCGGACGCCGGCGCGACGAACGAAGCGCCGATCCCGGACTTCACCACCGGGTGTGCCTCGATGACCTGCGAGTTCGACGCGAACCGCTCGTTCGATCCCGACGGCGACCCGCTGACCTACACCTGGGACTTCGGCGACGGCCGAACGGGCACCGGCGACAACCCGAGCCACACCTACGGCACCACCGGCAGCCGCACGGTGACGCTGACCGTCAGCGACGGCACGCACAGCGCCCAGAAGACGGGCGTCGCGGTGGCGGCCGCCCAGCCGCCGGGCCCGGGCCACGGCGACCGGATCGTGCCGGACGTCCCGCGGACCAATTTCCCGTTGATCAGCACCGGTGAGATCTGGGACATCGAGGTCGTCGGCAACCGCGTGTACGTCGCGGGCGGCTTCACCTCGCTGCGCAACAACGCCAGCGGCAACACCACCACCGTCAACCAGTCCCAGCTCGCGGCGTTCAGCCTGAGCACCGGCCTGATCGACACCACCTTCCGGCCGGTGATCGGCAACGGCGGCGTGGAGGCGGTCGAGGCCTCTCCGGACGGCACGAAGCTGTACATCGCCGGCAACTTCGGCACCGTGAACGGCCTGACCCGCAAGGGCATCGCGCGCATCGATCCGGTCACCGGCGCGCCGGTCAGCGGCTTCGTCGCCGACGCGAACGCCAAGCCGCAGGAGCTCGCGGTGACCAACTCCACCGTGTACGTCGGCGGCCGGTTCACCGCGATCAACGGCGCCCCGCGCGGCGCGCTCGCCGCGCTCGACGGCACCACCGGCGCGGTCCGGACCGACTTCGTCAACGACGTCAGTGGCGGCATCGGCGCCAACGGCGACTTCACCGTGCAGCGCCTCAAGCTCAGCCCGGACCTGGGCCGCCTGCTCGTCGTGCACACCGGCCGGCAGATCAACGGCCAGGACCGGTACGGCGTGGCGCTGATCAACGCCCGGACCCAGAAGCTGCTGCCCTGGCGGACCCGGCTGTGGGACGACAACCTGCAGTTCGTCGGCGGCATCCAGCGGATCTACGGCGGCGACATCTCGCCCGACGGCACGTACTTCGCGGTCACCAGCGGCTCCGGTGGCGACCGCCCGCCGATCAACGACACCGTCGTCGCCTACCCGATGGAGGGCGGCGACCACGTCCAGCCGCTGTGGATCTCCCGGCTCTTCGACAGCGTCTACTCGATCGCCATCGCCGAGAAGGCCGTCTACGTCGGCGGCCACTTCGCCTGGCAGGAGTCCCCGACCTCACCGCAACCCTGGCCGGGTCTGACCGACCAGGGCTACGGCACCGGCCAGGGCCTGTCCGGCTACGGCCTCGGCGACGCCGTCGTACGGCGTGAGCACCTCGGCGCGCTGAACCCGGCCGACGGAACGGCGATCGACGGGTTCAACCCGGGCTCGAACTCGTTCGAGGGCGACAAGCACCTCGAGCTGACGCCGCGCGGCCTGTTCGTCGGCGGCGACGGGCAGACCAAGGGCGAGTACAACGTCGGCCGGGTCGCGTTCTTCGACTTCACCTCGGTCGCGGCACCGAACGGGGTGGAGACGGCGATCACCGACCCGATCGAGGGCCGGATCAAGCCGGTGGACGAGCAGTTCCAGGTCTCCGGCACCGCCTCGGCCGCCAGCGGGGTGCAGCGGGTGCAGGTGGAGATCATGGACCGCAGCAGCCGCCGGTACCTCAACGACGACCTGACCACCTGGGGAACCACCACGCCGAACACGATCAACGCCACCCTGGCGTCGCCGAACGCGACCTCGACCACCTGGTCGCTGCCGCTGACGATGACGCAGAACCGGGTGCTGACCGCGACGGCCCGGACGGTCGCCGGCAACAGCACGCAGGACCCGACCAAGGCGACCAAGAAGTTCGAGACGTTCGGGCTCGCGGACGAGACGCCGAACACCAGCGTCACCGGGCCGGCCCAGAGCGTGGTCAACTCGTTCACCTACACGATCACCGGATCGGCCACCGACGACCTCGGCGTGAACTCGGTCGGGCTCACGCTGCGGGACCTGAGCAACAACCGCTACCTGCAGAACGACGGCACGGTCTCGGCGACCGGCAACACGTTCCGCATCACGCCGGACGTCGTCGGTGCGACCAGCACCACCTGGTCGCACGAGGTGACGGTCCCGTACGAGGGTGAGTGGCAGGCGCAGGCCCGGGCCACCGACACGTCCGGGCAGTCGGACCTGGACACCGCCGACCGGACCTGGATCGTGACGGAGAGCGGGCTACCGCCGACGGTCTCGATCAGCTCGCCGGTGACGATGGTCCCGCCGACGACGGTGCAGCCCGTGGTGGTCACGCCGGGACAGCCGATCACCTTCGCCGGCTCGGCGAACGACGAGCAGGCCCTGCAGAACGTCGAGATCTCGCTCCGCAACAGCACCACCCGCGAGAACCTGGCCGCCGACGGGACCTGGGGCGTGGACGCGATCGCCGGCTGGTACCGGGTCGCGCCGCAGAACCTCAACCAGGCCGGCTACAACTGGTCCTACACGACACCGTTCAACCTCAAGCCGGGAACGTACAGCTTCTCGGTCCGTGCCACCGACCAGCTCGGCCTGACCACCTCGAGCTCGAACCAGGGCCGGCTGACCCTGAGCGCGCAGATCCCGGGTGACGCGCCGCCGGACGGCCGGCTGGCCGTCACCGGCACGGTCACCGGCGGCCAGGTCCTGCACCTCGACCTGACCGGCACCGCGACCGACGACGTCGGCGTGGCCGAGATCCGGGTGTCGCTGGAGGACCAGGACACCAACCGCTACCTGCAGCCGAACGGGTCGATGGCGGCCAACTTCGCGACGCTGCCGGTCACCTTGGCGACGCCGAACGGCACCAGTACGACCTGGACCCTGCCGGTCGACCTGCCCACGCAGGGGGACTGGGCGGTGACGGCGTTCGCGTACGACACGGCGGGCCAGCAGGACACCTCGACCAGCGGCGCGACCGCGCGGTACCGGATCTATCCCGGCGACAACCCGCCCACGCTGAACGAGGCGCTGCTGACCCCGAACGAGGGCAACGAGTTCACCGACGGCAAGATCTTCGTGACCGGCCGGGCCGAGGACGACCAGGCGATGCAACGGGTCGAGATCGGCATCGTCAACGCAGCCGGCCAGTACCTGAGCTCGTCGGGCGCCTTCACCAGCACGACGGCCAGCTGGCGCACGGCGTTCCTCACCAGCCCGGGCACACCGGGGTCGAACTTCTCCTACACCAGCCCGGTGATCCCGCCGGGGGCCTACACCGTGCGGGTCCGGGCGATCGACCAGCACGACCAGGTCACGCCGGTGCCGTCCGAGCGGCACGTCACCGTGGTCCACCCGCCGGGCAACCTGCCGCCGGTGCCGAGCTTCACGATCTCGTGCAACCAGAACGTCTGCACCTACGACGCTCGTGGCTCGACGGACGAGAGCCCCACGACCCTCACGTACTCCTGGAACTTCGGCAACGGCACCGGGTCCGGCCCGCTGCCGACCAGGACCTACACCAGCGCCAACACCTACACGGTGGTGCTCACCGCGAAGGACGAGTGGGGCGCGACAGCGACCGCCACGCAGACGGTGACGATCACCGAACCGGCCGGCAACGCCGCGCCCGTGCCGGTGATCAACCAGCCGGCCTGCTCCGGGCTGAGCTGCAACATCTCCGGCGTCGGGTCGGCCGACCCGAACACCGGGGACACCTTCACCTATCTGTGGGACTTCGGTGACGGGACCCCGACCAGCACCGCGTCGGCCATGTCCCACGTGTTCCCGGCCGCGGGCACCTACACCGTCAGCCTGACCACCACCGACGGGTGGGGCAAGGCGGCCACGGTCACCCGGCAGATCACCGTCTGA
- a CDS encoding ABC transporter substrate-binding protein — protein MGVRRRLVAAIGGLGLLAGVAACGGGDEPEGASGKLTLWQYYGDPSSPTGKPLYDLVKKYDDARPDVTVDVRFIPYDDFNRTLLQSAAAKELPDVALIGAFDTATMASAGIVQDLGERVGEWGQQDKYFKTSWATTQVEGKTYGIPHVADAYAVYYNKQLLQQAGVQPPTTWAEMETAAKKLTAQGRTGLAISGIEGPEGATVPIIRMLAAGASIDKVDSAEGRAGLDQLARMIKAGSISKGALTWNEEDAKNQFANGKAAMMINSATYVNILRKENPKLQWDVALLPKDRTGQTFLSAENLAIGATSTNPDGAWDLITWLQQPAELQSYLPVRNKLAARNDVPDSSNDPVRKVFAQQLEEAWAPDEKLAPKASEVMTHLQAALQASASGSASTEDALKAAQKAIDDSLAK, from the coding sequence ATGGGTGTTCGCAGGCGACTGGTGGCCGCGATCGGCGGGCTCGGACTGCTGGCAGGCGTGGCGGCCTGCGGTGGTGGCGACGAGCCCGAGGGGGCGAGCGGCAAGCTCACCCTCTGGCAGTACTACGGCGACCCGAGCAGCCCGACCGGCAAACCGCTGTACGACCTGGTCAAGAAGTACGACGACGCCCGCCCGGACGTCACCGTCGACGTGCGGTTCATCCCGTACGACGACTTCAACCGCACCCTGCTCCAGTCGGCCGCGGCCAAGGAGCTGCCCGATGTCGCGCTGATCGGCGCGTTCGACACCGCCACGATGGCCTCGGCCGGCATCGTCCAGGACCTCGGCGAGCGGGTCGGTGAATGGGGCCAGCAGGACAAGTACTTCAAGACCAGCTGGGCCACCACGCAGGTCGAGGGCAAAACCTACGGCATCCCGCACGTCGCCGACGCGTACGCCGTCTACTACAACAAGCAGTTGCTGCAGCAGGCCGGCGTCCAGCCACCCACCACCTGGGCCGAGATGGAGACCGCGGCGAAGAAGCTGACCGCCCAGGGCCGGACCGGTCTCGCGATCAGCGGCATCGAGGGTCCCGAGGGTGCCACCGTGCCGATCATCCGGATGCTCGCCGCCGGCGCCTCGATCGACAAGGTCGACAGCGCCGAGGGCCGGGCCGGGCTGGACCAGCTGGCCCGGATGATCAAGGCCGGCTCGATCTCCAAGGGCGCGCTGACCTGGAACGAGGAGGACGCGAAGAACCAGTTCGCCAACGGCAAGGCCGCGATGATGATCAACTCCGCGACCTACGTGAACATCCTGCGCAAGGAGAACCCCAAGCTCCAGTGGGACGTCGCGCTGCTGCCGAAGGACCGGACCGGCCAGACCTTCCTGTCCGCCGAGAACCTGGCGATCGGCGCCACCAGCACCAACCCGGACGGCGCCTGGGACCTGATCACCTGGCTGCAGCAGCCGGCCGAGCTGCAGAGCTACCTCCCGGTCCGGAACAAGCTGGCCGCGCGCAACGACGTACCGGACAGCTCGAACGACCCGGTGCGCAAGGTGTTCGCCCAGCAACTGGAGGAGGCGTGGGCGCCGGACGAGAAGCTGGCGCCGAAGGCTTCCGAGGTGATGACGCACCTGCAGGCCGCGCTGCAGGCGTCGGCCAGCGGGTCGGCGAGCACCGAGGACGCCCTGAAGGCCGCGCAGAAGGCGATCGACGACTCGCTGGCCAAGTGA
- a CDS encoding carbohydrate ABC transporter permease has protein sequence MAITVPQERLLTSRTTLRRNNAAEYLFLVPAVLFVGFTVLYPLAYNVVQSFQDVGIAQIVSGQAKYVGLDNYADQFGRPEFWESFGISLVYTGGTVLVTFVAGLALALFFHRDFPGRNVLRALLLLAWVLPTVVSANVWRWLLDGTYGLLNTVLGTEIFWLGAPSTAMIAVVLASAWSFAPFAMILLLAGLQGISGSLYEAARIDGAGAWAQFRRITLPLLKPVSLTTVLLCFISTFKTFDTVFLMTQGGPGGATEVLPVYAYKLAFSFYKFDVAAVATTMLLVVPVVLSVFYFRSLRKEELA, from the coding sequence ATGGCGATCACCGTCCCGCAGGAGCGGCTGCTGACGTCGCGGACCACGCTCCGGCGCAACAACGCCGCGGAGTACCTGTTCCTGGTGCCGGCCGTGCTGTTCGTCGGCTTCACCGTGCTCTACCCGCTCGCCTACAACGTCGTGCAGAGCTTCCAGGACGTCGGCATCGCGCAGATCGTCAGCGGGCAGGCGAAGTACGTCGGGCTGGACAACTACGCCGACCAGTTCGGCCGGCCGGAGTTCTGGGAGTCGTTCGGGATCTCGCTGGTCTACACCGGCGGCACGGTGCTGGTGACGTTCGTGGCCGGGCTCGCGCTGGCGCTGTTCTTCCACCGGGACTTCCCGGGGCGGAACGTGCTGCGCGCGCTCCTCCTGCTGGCCTGGGTGCTGCCGACCGTGGTCAGCGCGAACGTCTGGCGCTGGCTGCTCGACGGCACCTACGGCCTGCTCAACACCGTGCTCGGCACCGAGATCTTCTGGCTCGGCGCACCGAGTACGGCGATGATCGCGGTCGTGCTGGCCTCGGCGTGGAGCTTCGCGCCGTTCGCGATGATCCTGCTGCTGGCCGGGCTGCAAGGCATCTCGGGCAGCTTGTACGAGGCGGCGCGGATCGACGGCGCCGGGGCGTGGGCGCAGTTCCGGCGGATCACGCTGCCGCTGCTGAAGCCGGTCAGCCTGACCACCGTGCTGCTCTGCTTCATCTCCACCTTCAAGACCTTCGACACCGTCTTCCTGATGACGCAGGGCGGTCCGGGCGGCGCGACCGAGGTGCTGCCGGTGTACGCGTACAAGCTGGCGTTCAGCTTCTACAAGTTCGACGTCGCGGCGGTGGCCACCACGATGCTGCTGGTCGTCCCGGTGGTGCTGTCGGTGTTCTACTTCCGCTCGCTGCGCAAGGAGGAGCTCGCGTGA
- a CDS encoding carbohydrate ABC transporter permease, with protein sequence MRRRWPKTVAGVLITFVYLLPVYWMLNTSFKKPADIFATPPQLVPLAPTLRSYADAAFGNPAIAKGLANSAVIAIGTTLVTVLVAVPAAYALARLRLRGVSVVLMLFLVVQMVPAVNLALPMFAIFSDLGLVNSYAGLILANASLAIPLGIVLLRPYFLSVPGEILEAARVDGCSTFTAFVRIAVPISRPGLITLAVISFLGAWGEFVFGLALASDENLQPITVVLAGLTNAFGTRWNDLMAVSAVVALPVIAAFVFLQRYIVAGLTEGATKS encoded by the coding sequence GTGAGGCGCCGCTGGCCGAAAACTGTCGCGGGGGTGCTGATCACCTTCGTCTACCTGCTGCCGGTCTACTGGATGCTCAACACGTCGTTCAAGAAGCCGGCCGACATCTTCGCCACCCCGCCGCAGCTCGTGCCGCTGGCCCCGACGCTGCGCTCGTACGCCGACGCGGCGTTCGGCAACCCGGCGATCGCCAAGGGCCTGGCGAACTCGGCGGTGATCGCGATCGGCACCACTCTGGTGACGGTCCTGGTCGCGGTGCCCGCGGCGTACGCGCTGGCCCGGCTGCGGCTGCGCGGCGTCTCGGTGGTGCTGATGCTGTTCCTGGTGGTCCAGATGGTGCCGGCGGTGAACCTGGCCCTGCCGATGTTCGCGATCTTCAGCGACCTCGGGCTGGTGAACAGCTACGCCGGCCTGATTTTGGCGAACGCCTCGCTCGCGATCCCGCTCGGCATCGTGCTGCTGCGGCCGTACTTCCTGTCCGTGCCCGGAGAGATCCTGGAGGCGGCCCGGGTCGACGGGTGCAGCACGTTCACGGCGTTCGTGCGGATCGCCGTACCGATCAGCCGGCCCGGCCTGATCACGCTGGCGGTGATCAGCTTTCTCGGCGCCTGGGGCGAGTTCGTCTTCGGGCTGGCGCTGGCCAGCGACGAGAACCTGCAGCCGATCACCGTCGTGCTGGCCGGTCTCACCAATGCCTTCGGCACCCGGTGGAACGACCTGATGGCGGTCTCCGCCGTGGTCGCGCTGCCGGTGATCGCCGCATTCGTCTTCCTGCAGCGTTACATCGTGGCCGGACTCACCGAAGGAGCGACCAAGAGTTGA
- a CDS encoding dihydrodipicolinate synthase family protein, with the protein MTSTLEIWAATPTPFGPDGELNLPVVADQGKHLLAHGAHGAFVGGTSGEFPALTTAERKALVDEWARTKPAGLALGTHVGHSTLAEAKALAAHAAAAGVDLIASVTPYFGVANTVDTAVDYLAAVAAEAPSVPFLYYHFPAMTGSPYRPSELVAAAVERIPNFAGVKFTHEDLLEFDRTRAVSDRIRVYFGRDELLPAALAFGADAVIGSLYNALTPQAHQIAAAMATGRLADALVLHEPFRQVAVEAGRYGGVGFVKEWLNACGPDTGVARTPWGPLPTAAHDTIERLAASWRAVTPEG; encoded by the coding sequence TTGACCAGCACACTGGAGATCTGGGCGGCGACGCCGACCCCGTTCGGCCCGGACGGCGAGCTGAACCTGCCGGTGGTCGCCGACCAGGGCAAGCACCTGCTGGCGCACGGCGCGCACGGCGCCTTCGTCGGCGGCACCTCCGGGGAGTTCCCCGCCCTGACCACCGCCGAACGCAAGGCGCTGGTCGACGAGTGGGCGCGGACCAAGCCGGCCGGGCTCGCGCTCGGCACGCACGTCGGCCACAGCACGCTCGCCGAGGCCAAGGCCCTCGCCGCGCACGCGGCCGCCGCGGGGGTCGACCTGATCGCCTCGGTCACGCCGTACTTCGGCGTCGCGAACACCGTGGACACGGCCGTCGACTACCTGGCCGCGGTCGCCGCCGAGGCGCCGTCGGTGCCGTTCCTGTACTACCACTTCCCGGCGATGACCGGTTCGCCGTACCGGCCGAGCGAGCTGGTCGCGGCGGCGGTCGAGCGGATCCCGAACTTCGCCGGGGTGAAGTTCACCCACGAGGACCTGCTCGAGTTCGACCGGACCCGCGCGGTGTCGGACCGGATCCGGGTGTACTTCGGCCGCGACGAGCTGCTGCCGGCGGCGCTGGCCTTCGGCGCGGACGCGGTGATCGGCAGTCTGTACAACGCGCTCACTCCGCAGGCCCACCAGATCGCGGCGGCGATGGCGACCGGCCGGCTGGCCGACGCGCTGGTGCTGCACGAGCCGTTCCGGCAGGTCGCCGTCGAGGCCGGCCGGTACGGCGGGGTCGGGTTCGTGAAGGAGTGGCTGAACGCCTGCGGTCCGGACACCGGCGTCGCCCGGACCCCGTGGGGGCCGCTGCCCACGGCCGCGCATGACACGATTGAGCGGCTCGCCGCCTCCTGGCGAGCCGTGACCCCGGAGGGATGA
- a CDS encoding FadR/GntR family transcriptional regulator: MSRSPIYREAQVKLRDFIKARGLGPGDRLPAEAVLAAELGVSRLSLREATRSLQTLGVIEAQHGNGLFVSTFSFRPLIEQLPYGLAAPGMALEEILTAREAMEVGLMPAVARRAGSDELAECARLAHRMTELEAAGEQITAVDRAFHLLLYKGLGNPLVDNLIELFWEIFVRLGDAIPAPVEGGRGAVHLRIVEALQSGEALDAVQRMQEHFDDVRVRAAMLRET; this comes from the coding sequence GTGAGCAGGAGCCCGATCTACCGCGAGGCCCAGGTGAAGCTACGGGACTTCATCAAGGCCCGCGGTCTGGGCCCCGGCGACCGGCTCCCGGCCGAGGCGGTGCTCGCCGCGGAGCTCGGGGTCAGCCGCTTGTCGTTGCGTGAGGCAACGAGAAGTCTGCAGACGCTGGGCGTGATCGAGGCCCAGCACGGCAACGGCCTGTTCGTCTCCACCTTCTCCTTCCGGCCGCTGATCGAGCAGCTGCCGTACGGGCTGGCCGCGCCGGGCATGGCGCTGGAGGAGATCCTGACCGCGCGCGAGGCGATGGAGGTCGGCCTGATGCCGGCCGTCGCCCGCCGCGCGGGCAGCGACGAGCTGGCCGAGTGCGCCCGGCTGGCCCACCGGATGACCGAGCTCGAGGCGGCCGGTGAGCAGATCACCGCGGTCGACCGGGCGTTCCACCTGCTGCTCTACAAGGGTCTGGGCAACCCGCTGGTCGACAACCTGATCGAGCTGTTCTGGGAGATCTTCGTCCGGCTCGGCGACGCGATCCCGGCGCCGGTCGAAGGTGGCCGCGGAGCAGTCCACCTCCGCATCGTCGAGGCACTGCAGTCCGGTGAGGCACTGGACGCCGTGCAGCGGATGCAGGAGCACTTCGACGACGTCCGCGTGCGCGCCGCGATGCTGCGCGAGACCTGA